One Paenibacillus sp. FSL H7-0737 DNA segment encodes these proteins:
- a CDS encoding sensor histidine kinase — protein sequence MRQEKPYSFRLRPQHPTGGKRRLSSKLRSIQVTITLTFTSVAVLVAVVVSLMLYNKFAKTAEENANMNMQQIIEQVNYNLELYVKGMRNIFETAEDQITNSPSVDSALLMERMAMLMGSREDLVSAAVFTPQGKYVVGTAGQKLRSNTQLETQSWFTTAKRTSEISYSAPHIQNLFKGQYIWVVSISKLIQYQENGVLKTGILLMDFNFRTIDELSKQVKLGKRGYAYILDQLGNIVYHPQQQLIYAGLKYENVEPVLEYAYRSYLDESTGEKRFITVRTLEQTGWKIVGVAYYDEIVTTKRDLNNFLSWFLAVVILCVIIVSVFLSARIARPIRKLERTLQQVGEGDLNTRIDVSGAYEVEQLSKRFNLMLQRIRQLMDQIIYEQETKRKGELEVLQSQINPHFLYNTLNSVIRLAERGKTEEVVTMIQSLSKFFRISLSKGNNMITVQEELDHIRHYLVIQSFRFKNKFRYEIIAQDEVLQCQTIKLILQPIVENALYHGIEMMPDEGFISIQAELKDNLVIIRISDNGLGMSKETMKVILTGGSKSMSGSGVGVRNVNERIELYYGREYGLSFESEIEEGTTVTLIFPALAKGEGNEGLKEDETSS from the coding sequence ATGCGGCAAGAAAAGCCATATTCTTTTCGACTGCGGCCGCAGCATCCAACAGGGGGGAAACGCCGGTTGTCCTCTAAGCTGCGTAGTATTCAAGTAACGATTACGCTCACTTTTACATCCGTTGCCGTTCTTGTAGCCGTCGTTGTCAGCCTTATGCTGTATAACAAGTTTGCGAAGACAGCAGAAGAGAATGCCAATATGAATATGCAGCAGATTATTGAGCAAGTGAACTACAATTTGGAGCTTTATGTAAAAGGAATGCGAAATATTTTTGAAACTGCAGAAGATCAAATTACGAATAGTCCCTCCGTGGACTCTGCTTTACTGATGGAAAGAATGGCCATGTTAATGGGAAGTAGAGAGGATCTGGTTTCTGCTGCGGTTTTTACACCACAGGGGAAATACGTCGTGGGTACAGCAGGACAGAAGTTGCGCAGCAACACACAGTTAGAAACCCAGAGCTGGTTTACAACGGCCAAAAGAACATCTGAGATCTCCTATTCAGCGCCCCATATTCAGAACTTGTTTAAAGGTCAATATATTTGGGTTGTGTCGATCAGTAAACTCATTCAATATCAGGAAAATGGAGTCCTAAAAACGGGTATCCTCCTGATGGATTTTAACTTTCGCACCATAGATGAGCTGAGTAAGCAGGTTAAGCTTGGTAAAAGAGGATACGCTTACATCCTCGATCAGTTAGGCAACATCGTGTATCATCCGCAGCAGCAGCTTATTTATGCTGGTTTAAAGTATGAGAATGTGGAGCCGGTATTGGAATATGCTTATCGTAGCTATTTGGATGAGTCTACAGGTGAAAAACGATTTATTACAGTACGTACGTTAGAACAAACCGGGTGGAAAATAGTAGGTGTTGCTTATTATGACGAGATCGTGACCACCAAGCGTGATCTGAACAACTTTTTATCCTGGTTCTTAGCGGTAGTTATTTTATGTGTAATTATCGTATCTGTCTTTTTGTCTGCGCGAATTGCCCGCCCGATCCGTAAGCTGGAACGGACACTTCAGCAGGTAGGAGAAGGGGATCTTAATACTCGAATCGATGTGAGTGGCGCCTATGAGGTAGAACAGTTGTCTAAACGCTTTAACCTCATGCTACAGCGTATCCGTCAATTGATGGATCAAATTATTTATGAACAAGAGACGAAACGTAAGGGTGAGCTTGAAGTTCTGCAATCCCAGATTAATCCACACTTTTTGTACAATACTTTGAACTCTGTGATCCGGCTTGCTGAGCGTGGTAAGACGGAGGAGGTCGTTACAATGATTCAATCTTTATCTAAGTTTTTCCGAATTAGTCTAAGCAAAGGGAATAATATGATTACCGTGCAGGAAGAGCTTGATCATATTCGTCATTATCTCGTCATTCAGAGCTTTCGTTTTAAAAATAAATTCCGCTACGAGATCATTGCACAAGATGAAGTACTGCAGTGTCAGACGATTAAGCTGATTTTGCAGCCGATTGTAGAGAATGCCTTGTATCACGGAATAGAAATGATGCCTGATGAAGGTTTTATCTCTATCCAAGCAGAACTGAAGGACAATCTTGTCATTATAAGGATTAGTGATAATGGATTAGGAATGTCCAAGGAGACTATGAAGGTTATTTTGACAGGCGGCAGTAAGAGTATGAGTGGTTCCGGGGTAGGCGTAAGAAATGTGAACGAGCGTATTGAGTTGTACTATGGCCGTGAATATGGACTTTCTTTTGAAAGTGAAATTGAAGAAGGCACTACGGTTACCCTTATCTTCCCGGCACTAGCAAAAGGCGAAGGCAATGAAGGGCTTAAGGAGGATGAGACATCGTCATGA
- a CDS encoding substrate-binding domain-containing protein produces MKTFRFWLTLLMCAVLWTTVTSCFNSAPNYINTNKTRNIHLIVKMNRGDYWNTVKLGAEAAAQEFNVKLTFKAPDSESDITEQVKMVQDSIKEKADVIILAASSYMGLAQVVDQAAYSKIPVISVDAEVGSARVRTYIGSNGYEAGQKSAERLIKLLKGYGEVGIINFTNSTQSEKQESSNGIEYGARDAEEREKGFLNYTARYPNIQVVEISYTTSSIKDAEDLTQLMLLKHPNLRGIASLNETASQGAAMAIQSRGLQNIKMVAFDSSPSMMELLQDGTVQATVIQNPFSNGYLAVKHAVEVIEGIDVPERVDTGTKLIDLDNMLWPENQKLLFPFVR; encoded by the coding sequence ATGAAAACCTTTCGTTTTTGGCTAACCTTGTTAATGTGTGCGGTGTTATGGACTACAGTTACCTCTTGTTTTAATTCAGCGCCCAATTACATCAATACAAATAAGACCCGTAATATTCATCTTATTGTGAAAATGAACAGGGGCGATTACTGGAATACGGTTAAATTGGGAGCAGAAGCTGCAGCGCAAGAATTCAACGTCAAACTAACCTTCAAAGCTCCGGACTCCGAGAGTGACATCACAGAACAGGTGAAAATGGTGCAGGACTCCATAAAAGAAAAAGCAGACGTGATTATTTTAGCTGCAAGTAGTTACATGGGGCTTGCTCAGGTTGTAGATCAGGCGGCTTATTCCAAAATTCCTGTCATATCCGTAGATGCGGAAGTAGGTTCAGCAAGAGTAAGGACATATATTGGCTCGAACGGCTATGAGGCGGGTCAAAAATCTGCTGAACGATTGATCAAGCTGTTAAAAGGATACGGCGAGGTTGGTATTATTAACTTCACCAATTCAACGCAGAGTGAGAAGCAGGAGTCTTCTAACGGCATTGAGTATGGTGCAAGAGATGCGGAGGAGCGGGAGAAGGGATTTTTAAATTACACTGCACGTTATCCGAATATACAAGTGGTTGAGATTTCATACACGACCTCCAGTATTAAGGATGCAGAAGATCTTACACAACTGATGCTGCTGAAGCATCCGAATCTTCGAGGAATCGCGAGCCTGAATGAGACTGCTTCACAGGGGGCGGCAATGGCTATCCAAAGTCGGGGGCTGCAAAATATAAAAATGGTAGCCTTTGATAGCTCCCCCTCGATGATGGAATTGCTGCAGGACGGTACTGTTCAAGCAACAGTGATCCAAAATCCTTTTAGCAACGGGTATTTGGCAGTAAAACATGCCGTAGAAGTGATCGAAGGAATCGATGTACCAGAACGTGTCGATACAGGAACAAAGCTAATTGATTTGGACAATATGCTGTGGCCAGAGAATCAAAAGCTGTTATTTCCGTTTGTTAGATAG
- a CDS encoding galactose ABC transporter substrate-binding protein, whose amino-acid sequence MKKITSVLLASALLGAALTGCGGNNKTTDSATDKATNAPKTENSGTTTETPKVGVAIYKFDDTFMTGVRNAIDSAAKGIATVDIVDSQNSQPTQNDKVDLFITKKYNGMLINPVDRTAAGVIIEKAKTANIPVVFLNREPLPEDMKKWDKVYYVGAKAEESGTMSGQLIVDYWKAHPEADKNGDGVLQYVMLKGEPGHQDAELRTTYSIQAIEDAGIKVEKLAEDTAMWDRVKGQEKMAAFLGSHGDKIEAVLANNDDMALGAIEALKASGYFTGDKFMPVVGVDATAPAIQALEDGTMLGTVLNDANNQGKAAITVAALLAKGETPSKDNVGFDITDNQYVWISYKKITKDNIADAK is encoded by the coding sequence ATGAAAAAAATCACTTCCGTTCTATTAGCTAGTGCTTTGCTGGGTGCTGCTCTGACAGGCTGTGGTGGCAACAACAAAACTACAGATAGTGCTACAGACAAGGCAACTAACGCTCCAAAGACTGAGAACTCGGGCACTACAACAGAAACGCCTAAAGTTGGGGTCGCCATTTACAAATTTGACGATACTTTTATGACAGGTGTTCGTAACGCTATCGATAGTGCTGCTAAAGGCATCGCTACAGTAGATATCGTAGATAGCCAAAATTCGCAACCAACACAAAATGACAAGGTTGACTTATTCATCACTAAAAAATATAACGGGATGCTGATTAACCCAGTTGACCGTACAGCTGCTGGCGTCATTATCGAAAAAGCAAAAACAGCAAACATTCCAGTGGTATTCCTTAACCGCGAACCGCTTCCTGAAGATATGAAGAAATGGGATAAAGTTTATTATGTAGGTGCGAAAGCAGAAGAGTCCGGTACAATGTCCGGCCAACTGATTGTTGACTACTGGAAAGCACATCCTGAAGCGGACAAGAACGGCGACGGAGTTCTCCAATATGTAATGCTGAAAGGTGAACCAGGCCACCAAGATGCTGAGCTTCGTACTACTTACTCTATTCAAGCTATCGAAGATGCAGGAATCAAGGTAGAGAAACTGGCTGAAGATACAGCAATGTGGGATCGCGTAAAAGGACAAGAAAAAATGGCGGCATTCCTTGGCTCCCACGGCGACAAAATTGAAGCTGTTCTTGCTAACAACGATGATATGGCCCTCGGTGCAATCGAAGCTCTGAAAGCTTCTGGCTACTTTACGGGTGACAAATTCATGCCGGTAGTAGGTGTGGATGCAACTGCTCCTGCGATTCAAGCGCTGGAAGATGGAACAATGCTCGGTACGGTGCTGAATGATGCGAACAACCAAGGTAAGGCTGCCATCACAGTTGCTGCTCTGCTTGCTAAAGGCGAAACGCCTTCGAAAGACAATGTAGGCTTTGATATCACTGACAACCAATACGTATGGATTTCCTACAAAAAGATTACGAAAGACAACATAGCTGACGCTAAGTAA